AGCCGTGCTTCTTGCTCAGCCGCCACAGCCATTTGCTTTCGCTCTTCCAGTCGCCCCAGTGGCGGCCGACCAGCCAGCTTTGCAGATGCGACGCCTCGACATGGCGCACCGCGCCGATCTCGCCCGCGAGCACCATCTGCCGGCCCTTCTGCAGCGCCGGCGAATTGCGATAGGTGAAATTGACCATGCCGACCTTGCCGGCCCGTTCGATCGCCTCGGTCATTTCCATCGCCTTGACCGCATCGGTGGCGAGCGGCTTTTCGCAAAAGACATGTTTGCCGGCAGCAATCGCCTGAAGCGTCGTCGGGTGGTGGATGCTGTCGGGCGTGACGTTCGCCACCGCATCGAATTCGCCCCAGGCAAGCGCCTCCTCCAGCGAGGTGAAATGGTTGGCGATTCCGTGTTCGGTGCAGAAGGTGGCGAGCCGCTCCGGGACGACATCGACGCCGCCGACGACGCTGACGCCTTCGATCGCCTTGAAGCGCGCGGCGTGCTGGTTGGCCATGCCGCCGGTGCCGAGAATGAGTAAACGCATCTTCTCCTCCATGGACAGTTTCCGGCCCCACGCAGCCGGGCAAAACCAAACCCTGCCATCGCGGCCATCCGCGATCGCTCGTGCTTTCTTCAGGAAAATTGCGGGGGCGATGCGCCGCGCGTCCGACCGGATGCCGCATCACTTTAATTTGGCGCAGATCCCTTCCGAAAAGGCGGGCGCGCGCTAGCTGCTGTTGAATGTCGCCAGCATCTCAACCTCCCAAGCTCTGGCTTGACATCAAATCAAAGTAACTTAATCTAATTAATGCAGCACGGAAATGAGGAGAGGTCAACCGACCGCCAGGCTGTATTCGTTCAAAATGGGGAGGAGACCCATCATGAAGAGCGCGACCGTCAGCGCATTGGCGCTGAGCACGATCTTGTTTTCAGCATCGACGATTTTTGCCCAGGAACTTGCCACGAAAGACCGGATCGGCCTTGCCGATGCGGCCAAGACCCTCGTCGTCCGCCTGACGAACGACAGCCCGAACAATTCCGATCCCGCCATCGCCGAGGGCTATCAGAAGCTCTTCGTCGATTTCATCAAGAAGCACCCGGACTGGAAATTGCAGATGCAATTCATGTCCTCCGACATCGGCACCGAACAGGCCAAGATGCTGGAGCAGGCCAAGGCCGGCAATGCGCCCGATTGCGCCGCCGTCGACTCCTTCGTGCTGTCGCAGTTCATGGTCAACCACGTGCTGGCTGACTTCACGCCGTATTTCTCCAAGGAAGAAGTGGACGATCTCTTCCCCTTCATCCGCAACGGCATCACCGACAAGGACAAGACGGTGCGCGCCTGGTGGTGGGATACCGACCTTCGTGTGCTCTACCGCAACAAGTCTGTGGTCGCAGATGCGCCTGCGACCTGGGACGATCTGAAGAAGGCGGCACTTGCCTCCACCAAGGAGGGCATGGAAGGCGTGCTCTTCAACGGCGGGCGCTGGGAAGGCACGACCTTCGACTGGCTCGCCAATTACTGGGCGCTCGGCGGCAAGCTCGTCGACGACAGCGGCAAGCCGGTCTTCGGCGAAGGCGAGAACAAGGAGAAATTCCTGAAGGCGCTGAACTACTTCAAGGATCTCGTCGATTCCGGCGCGGCCCCCAAACGCGTCAGCACGATCGCCAATTACGACGATATGAACGCGGCGGCAGCCGCGGCGACCACAGCCCTCTTCATCGGCGGCAATTGGCAATATGCGCAGCTGAAATCGACCCTCGACGAAGACGATTTCAAAAACTGGACCTTCTCGCCGATCCCCGGCCCGACGGCCGATCAGCGCTCGACAGGCACCGGCGGCTGGACGATCGCCTCTTTCAGCAAGGACAAGGACAAGGTCGAAATGTGCGCCAACCTCGCACGCGAGGTCTATATGGGGCCGGCAAACGCGCTGCAGCAGCAGCTGCCGACCCGCAAATCGCTGTTCGACAAGTATGAGGTCTTCTCGACGGAAGCCAACAAGACCTTCGCCAAGGCGCTCGTCGACGGGCAGGCCCGCCCCGGCGTGCCGATCTATCCCGAGATCTCCAACCAGATCCAGATCATGATGGGCGACGTGCTGTCGGGAACGAAAAAGCCGGAAGAAGCGCTGGATGCCGCGTTCAACGCGGCGATGGAGGCTTACAAGCGGCTGTGATGCTACGGTTAAGCTCAGGAGATTGGCGAGAGCAGCCCCTCATCCGGCTGCCGCCACCTTCTCCCCGTAAACGGGCGAAGGGACAAGCGGCGACCTCTCCGTCCCTCACCAGCGCCTCGCAGGGCACGTCCCCTCTCCCCGTTTTTACGGGGAGAGGGTTAGGGTGAGGGGCCGCCACCCGCACGACAACGGCGGCGCCTGCGCTTGAGGCGCCGCCGACATTGTCAAGTCAGGACAGAGAAGCCAATGAGCCCTATTGCCATCGAGGTTGACAGCCCGCCTCAAAGCAGAACGTTCATGCGCCGTTTCGCCGGCGCTCCCCTGCCCTGGATCATGCCCGTGATCGTCGTCATCGGCATCTTCTATCTCTACCCCGTCATCGACGTTTTCCGTCTTTCCTTCACCAATGCGACGCTGATCGGCGACAATCAGCAATATACGCTGGGCTCGATCGCCAATGCGCTCAGCTCGCCGCAACTGCCCGACATTCTCTGGGCCACCCTGATCTTCGTCGGCGGCAGCGTCATCGGCCAGCAGATCCTCGGCCTTGCGGTCGCCGTCACGGTCATTCGCGGCGAAAAGCGTGGGCTGTTCGGCACCACGATCCTGAGGACGACGGCGCTTGTCGCCTGGGTCGTACCCGGCATTGCCGGCGGCATCATCTGGCAGATGTTGTTTTCCGAAGCGCCTTACGGCGCGCTGAACAGCATATTGAGGCTGATGCACATGCCAACCGTCGCCTGGCTTTCCGATCCGGCGATCGCGCCGTGGTCGACGCTGATTTCCAACATCTGGCGCGGCACGGCCTTTTCTATGGTGGTGATGTATGCGGCGCTGAAATCGATCGATCCCTCGCTCTATGAAGCGGCCGAGGTCGATGGCGCCACCGCATCGCAGCAGTTTTTCTTCGTCACCCTGCCGCAGTTGCGCGCCGCCATCCTCGTCAACATGATCCTGATCACCATCCAGACGGTAAATACTTTCGATGCGATCATCACGCTCACCGGCGGTGGTCCGGGGCGCGCGACCGAGGTGATCTCACTCTACGTCTTCAACATCGTCTTCAGAAACTATGATCTATCGGGCGGCAGCGTGCTTTCCGTGCTCATGCTGATCATCAGCCTCGGGCTTGCCGTCGTCTACGCGTCGTTCCTGCCCAAGGAGGAAGAGCAATGAGCGGACGCACCGGAAGCCGGCTCGGCGATGCCATGAGTTATCTCTTCATGCTGGTGATGTTCGTCTTCTTCGCCGGCCCCCTCACCTATCTCCTGTCGATGGCGCTGCGTGACAAGCGCGAGGTCTATCGCGGCGCAGCGCGCTATATTCCCGACAATCCCACCATCCAGAATTTCATCACGGTTCTGAACAACAGCTACTTTCCGATCTATCTCTGGAATGGCCTCAAGCTTGCCGCTCTGAGCGGGATCGGCGTACTGATCGTTGCTCTGCCTGCGGCTTACGCCTTTTCCCGCTTCCAGTTCCGCGGCAAGGGCCTGTCGATGATGGGGCTGCTGCTTTTCCAGATGATCTCGCCGCTGGTCATCATGGTGCCGCTCTACCGCTACATGAACAAGCTCGGCCTGCTGGATACGCATTTCGCCGTCGTCATGGTCTATATCGCGCTCGGCGTCCCCCTGGCGACCTGGCTGCTGAAGAGCACGGTCGACGGTATTCCGCGCAGCCTCGACGAAGCAGCGATGATCGACGGCTGCAACCGCTTCTCGGTCTTCTGGCGCATCATCCTGCCTTTGTCGGCGCCCGGCATCGCCTCCGTCTTCATCATCACGGTGATTGCCGGCTGGTCGCAATTCCTGGTGCCTTTCCTGCTGCTCACCAAAAATGACCTGATGCCGATCGGCGTCGGAATCTTTAACTTCCGCGGCATGCAGACCGACTCGTCTATCCAACTGCTTGCCGCCGCCTGCCTGATCTCGGTCGTTCCGGC
This sequence is a window from Rhizobium sp. CIAT894. Protein-coding genes within it:
- a CDS encoding Gfo/Idh/MocA family oxidoreductase, with amino-acid sequence MRLLILGTGGMANQHAARFKAIEGVSVVGGVDVVPERLATFCTEHGIANHFTSLEEALAWGEFDAVANVTPDSIHHPTTLQAIAAGKHVFCEKPLATDAVKAMEMTEAIERAGKVGMVNFTYRNSPALQKGRQMVLAGEIGAVRHVEASHLQSWLVGRHWGDWKSESKWLWRLSKKHGSNGALGDIGIHIVDFASYGSGLDVAHVFARLKTFNKAPDDKIGEYDLDANDSFTMNVDFTNGAIGTIQATRTAAGQMDQLRLRVYGETGSIEMIYDTGQSTLRACLGEDVHTATWRDVPFDPVETNYQRFVQAVRAGRTQEPSFRRAANIQKVLDKALASDLSHADETLT
- a CDS encoding ABC transporter substrate-binding protein encodes the protein MKSATVSALALSTILFSASTIFAQELATKDRIGLADAAKTLVVRLTNDSPNNSDPAIAEGYQKLFVDFIKKHPDWKLQMQFMSSDIGTEQAKMLEQAKAGNAPDCAAVDSFVLSQFMVNHVLADFTPYFSKEEVDDLFPFIRNGITDKDKTVRAWWWDTDLRVLYRNKSVVADAPATWDDLKKAALASTKEGMEGVLFNGGRWEGTTFDWLANYWALGGKLVDDSGKPVFGEGENKEKFLKALNYFKDLVDSGAAPKRVSTIANYDDMNAAAAAATTALFIGGNWQYAQLKSTLDEDDFKNWTFSPIPGPTADQRSTGTGGWTIASFSKDKDKVEMCANLAREVYMGPANALQQQLPTRKSLFDKYEVFSTEANKTFAKALVDGQARPGVPIYPEISNQIQIMMGDVLSGTKKPEEALDAAFNAAMEAYKRL
- a CDS encoding sugar ABC transporter permease, with translation MSPIAIEVDSPPQSRTFMRRFAGAPLPWIMPVIVVIGIFYLYPVIDVFRLSFTNATLIGDNQQYTLGSIANALSSPQLPDILWATLIFVGGSVIGQQILGLAVAVTVIRGEKRGLFGTTILRTTALVAWVVPGIAGGIIWQMLFSEAPYGALNSILRLMHMPTVAWLSDPAIAPWSTLISNIWRGTAFSMVVMYAALKSIDPSLYEAAEVDGATASQQFFFVTLPQLRAAILVNMILITIQTVNTFDAIITLTGGGPGRATEVISLYVFNIVFRNYDLSGGSVLSVLMLIISLGLAVVYASFLPKEEEQ
- a CDS encoding carbohydrate ABC transporter permease, whose amino-acid sequence is MSGRTGSRLGDAMSYLFMLVMFVFFAGPLTYLLSMALRDKREVYRGAARYIPDNPTIQNFITVLNNSYFPIYLWNGLKLAALSGIGVLIVALPAAYAFSRFQFRGKGLSMMGLLLFQMISPLVIMVPLYRYMNKLGLLDTHFAVVMVYIALGVPLATWLLKSTVDGIPRSLDEAAMIDGCNRFSVFWRIILPLSAPGIASVFIITVIAGWSQFLVPFLLLTKNDLMPIGVGIFNFRGMQTDSSIQLLAAACLISVVPAIVAFLSLQRLILGAMTSGAVKG